The proteins below are encoded in one region of bacterium:
- the rbfA gene encoding 30S ribosome-binding factor RbfA: protein MALKRASRVASLLREVLSEILATQLKDPAVGRITISRVTLSDDLRNARVYFNMLGTEAERQKTLAGLTRAAGFLRTELGKRMDLRRAPDLQFLYDDTLDYAERIDQLLKQAFPPDAKPPE, encoded by the coding sequence ATGGCACTGAAACGCGCATCGCGAGTCGCTTCGTTGCTGCGTGAAGTTCTAAGCGAGATTCTTGCCACCCAGTTGAAGGACCCGGCCGTGGGGCGGATCACGATCTCCCGGGTCACCCTTTCCGATGACTTAAGAAACGCACGCGTCTATTTCAACATGCTGGGAACCGAGGCCGAACGGCAAAAAACGCTGGCCGGCCTGACACGCGCCGCCGGCTTTCTGCGCACGGAACTGGGCAAACGCATGGATCTGCGCCGCGCCCCGGACCTGCAGTTCCTCTACGACGACACGCTCGACTACGCCGAGCGCATCGACCAGTTGTTGAAGCAGGCTTTTCCGCCCGACGCCAAACCGCCCGAATGA
- the truB gene encoding tRNA pseudouridine(55) synthase TruB, with the protein MTEPATPSRTISRAQLATGEIWSINKPAGWTSFDVVNKLRYASRIAKVGHAGTLDPFATGVLLVCFASATKQVEQLMALEKEYEGVLELGVETDSHDVTGKILNTRPVPALSAQQLEQALAQYRGTILQKPPMFSALKQGGRRLYQLARAGQEIELAARPVTIHALELVAYAPPLLTLRLRCSRGTYVRSLARDLGEDLGCGAHLKSLCRTRVGPYLLADSVTVAEFIKSLVD; encoded by the coding sequence ATGACAGAACCCGCCACGCCCTCACGCACGATTTCCCGGGCGCAGCTTGCCACCGGCGAAATCTGGAGCATCAATAAACCGGCCGGTTGGACCTCCTTCGACGTGGTCAACAAACTGCGCTATGCCTCGCGCATCGCCAAAGTCGGCCACGCCGGCACGCTCGACCCCTTCGCCACCGGCGTGCTCCTGGTCTGCTTTGCGAGCGCGACCAAACAAGTCGAGCAACTGATGGCGTTGGAAAAAGAATACGAAGGCGTGCTGGAACTCGGCGTCGAAACCGATTCGCATGACGTGACCGGCAAGATTCTGAACACACGACCGGTGCCGGCGCTGTCCGCGCAACAACTGGAACAGGCGCTCGCGCAATACCGCGGCACGATCCTGCAAAAGCCGCCGATGTTTTCCGCCTTGAAGCAGGGCGGCCGCCGGCTGTACCAGCTCGCGCGCGCCGGCCAGGAGATCGAACTCGCAGCGCGGCCGGTGACGATCCATGCTCTTGAGCTCGTCGCCTATGCGCCGCCGCTGCTCACCCTGCGGCTGCGCTGCTCACGCGGCACCTACGTGCGCAGCCTGGCGCGCGATCTCGGAGAGGACCTGGGCTGCGGCGCCCATCTGAAATCCTTGTGCCGCACGCGCGTGGGGCCGTACCTGCTCGCGGACAGCGTGACCGTCGCGGAGTTTATCAAAAGCCTGGTTGATTGA
- a CDS encoding DUF503 domain-containing protein gives MFVGVCQIEIMLPESDSLKAKRFVLSSIKTKIQNKFNVSVAEVGNNELWQRGVLGLALVTNEHKFIDQTFNKILELLYQEDRLEVLGHTVDIY, from the coding sequence ATGTTCGTCGGCGTCTGCCAGATTGAAATCATGCTGCCGGAAAGCGATTCGCTGAAGGCCAAGCGCTTCGTGCTGAGCAGCATCAAAACCAAGATTCAGAACAAATTCAACGTCTCCGTCGCCGAGGTGGGTAACAACGAGCTGTGGCAGCGCGGCGTGCTGGGCCTGGCGCTGGTGACCAACGAGCACAAATTCATCGATCAAACCTTCAACAAGATCCTCGAACTGCTGTATCAGGAAGATCGCCTGGAGGTGCTCGGACACACCGTTGACATCTACTGA